The following proteins are encoded in a genomic region of Micromonospora olivasterospora:
- a CDS encoding sodium-translocating pyrophosphatase: MSGTLAADGGALSLSGANVTYVVIAAVLALVALVFAAALTKAVLAAGKGTTNMQEISGAVQEGASAYLLRQFRTLAIFVVIAVVLLFLLPVHDTDGSEIAVKIGRSAFFVVGALFSAFIGGAGMWLATRANLRVAAAAREREGGREAAMRIAFRTGGVVGFLTVGLGLFGAALVVLLYRGDAPTVLEGFGFGAALLAMFMRVGGGIFTKAADVGADLVGKVEQGIPEDDPRNAATIADNVGDNVGDCAGMAADLFESYAVTLVAALILGRAAFGEEGLVFPLIVSGIGAIIAIIGVFITRLRASDRSGLTAINRAFYASAIVSAVLVAVATYAYLPATFAELEGGLTDVSENPRVVAIGAVVIGIVLAAAIQALTGYFTETNRRPVQDIGKSSQTGAATVILAGISVGLESAVYSALLIGAGVFGAFLLGGSSITLSLFAVALAGTGLLTTVGVIVAMDTFGPISDNAQGVAEMSGDIDEHGARTLTELDAVGNTTKAITKGIAIATAVLAATALFGSYTDTLRTAYSDAGVADVGTEILNSLNVANPRNLVGLIIGAAVVFLFSGLAINAVSRSAGAVVMEVRRQFRELPGIMDRTQRPEYGKVVDICTRDAQRELMTPGLLAILAPIAVGFGLGPGALAAYLAGAIGAGTLMAVFLANSGGAWDNGKKLVEDGAYGGKGSDSHAATVIGDTVGDPFKDTAGPAINPLIKVMNLVSLLIAPAVVAWSVGDDKNTGLRVGIAVVAALVIVAAVVFSKRKEVAMGDSDGTGTTAGKRQETVGA; encoded by the coding sequence ATGTCCGGGACCTTGGCCGCCGACGGCGGCGCACTGTCCCTTTCCGGAGCCAACGTGACGTACGTCGTCATCGCCGCGGTCCTCGCGCTGGTGGCACTCGTCTTCGCCGCCGCCTTGACCAAGGCCGTGCTGGCAGCCGGCAAGGGCACCACCAACATGCAGGAGATCTCCGGGGCGGTACAGGAGGGGGCCTCGGCCTACCTGCTCCGGCAGTTCAGGACACTCGCGATCTTCGTCGTGATCGCCGTGGTGCTGCTGTTCCTGCTGCCGGTGCACGACACCGACGGCAGCGAGATCGCGGTGAAGATCGGTCGGTCCGCCTTCTTCGTGGTGGGCGCCCTGTTCAGCGCGTTCATCGGCGGCGCCGGCATGTGGCTGGCCACCCGCGCGAACCTGCGGGTCGCCGCCGCGGCCCGGGAGCGGGAAGGCGGGCGGGAGGCCGCCATGCGGATCGCCTTCCGCACCGGCGGCGTGGTCGGCTTCCTCACCGTCGGCCTCGGCCTGTTCGGCGCGGCGCTGGTCGTCCTGCTCTACCGGGGCGACGCCCCGACCGTGCTGGAGGGCTTCGGCTTCGGCGCCGCCCTGCTGGCGATGTTCATGCGGGTCGGCGGCGGCATCTTCACCAAGGCCGCCGACGTGGGCGCCGACCTGGTCGGCAAGGTCGAGCAGGGCATCCCGGAGGACGACCCGCGCAACGCCGCCACCATCGCCGACAACGTGGGTGACAACGTCGGCGACTGCGCCGGCATGGCCGCCGACCTCTTCGAGTCGTACGCGGTCACCCTGGTCGCCGCGCTGATCCTCGGCCGCGCCGCGTTCGGCGAGGAGGGCCTGGTCTTCCCGCTGATCGTCTCCGGAATCGGCGCGATCATCGCCATCATCGGCGTGTTCATCACCCGGCTGCGCGCCTCGGACCGCTCCGGCCTGACCGCGATCAACCGGGCCTTCTACGCCTCCGCGATCGTCTCGGCGGTGCTGGTGGCCGTGGCCACGTACGCGTACCTGCCGGCGACCTTCGCCGAGCTCGAGGGCGGGCTGACCGACGTCAGCGAGAACCCGCGGGTCGTGGCCATCGGCGCGGTGGTCATCGGCATCGTGCTGGCCGCCGCGATCCAGGCGCTGACCGGGTACTTCACCGAGACCAACCGGCGCCCGGTGCAGGACATCGGCAAGAGCTCGCAGACCGGCGCCGCGACCGTCATCCTCGCCGGCATCAGCGTCGGCCTGGAGTCGGCCGTCTACTCGGCGCTGCTGATCGGCGCGGGCGTCTTCGGTGCGTTCCTGCTCGGCGGCAGCTCCATCACGCTGTCGCTGTTCGCCGTGGCGCTGGCCGGCACCGGCCTGCTCACCACCGTCGGCGTGATCGTCGCGATGGACACCTTCGGCCCGATCTCCGACAACGCGCAGGGTGTGGCCGAGATGTCCGGCGACATCGACGAGCACGGCGCCCGGACGCTCACCGAGCTGGACGCGGTCGGCAACACCACCAAGGCGATCACCAAGGGCATCGCCATCGCCACCGCCGTCCTCGCGGCGACCGCGCTGTTCGGCTCGTACACCGACACCCTGCGGACGGCGTACTCCGACGCGGGCGTCGCGGACGTGGGCACGGAGATCCTCAACTCGCTCAACGTGGCGAACCCGCGCAACCTGGTCGGCCTGATCATCGGCGCGGCCGTGGTCTTCCTCTTCTCCGGCCTGGCCATCAACGCGGTGTCCCGCTCGGCCGGTGCCGTGGTGATGGAGGTCCGCCGGCAGTTCCGCGAGTTGCCCGGGATCATGGACCGCACCCAGCGCCCCGAGTACGGCAAGGTCGTCGACATCTGCACTCGGGACGCGCAGCGCGAGCTGATGACCCCCGGCCTGCTGGCCATCCTCGCCCCGATCGCGGTCGGCTTCGGCCTCGGGCCGGGCGCGCTGGCGGCGTACCTGGCCGGGGCGATCGGCGCGGGCACCCTGATGGCGGTGTTCCTGGCCAACTCCGGTGGCGCCTGGGACAACGGCAAGAAGCTCGTCGAGGACGGCGCGTACGGCGGCAAGGGCTCCGACTCGCACGCCGCCACCGTCATCGGCGACACCGTCGGCGACCCGTTCAAGGACACCGCCGGCCCGGCGATCAACCCGCTGATCAAGGTGATGAACCTGGTTTCGCTGCTGATCGCGCCGGCCGTCGTGGCCTGGAGCGTGGGCGACGACAAGAACACCGGCCTGCGGGTGGGCATCGCGGTGGTGGCCGCGCTGGTCATCGTCGCGGCGGTGGTGTTCAGCAAGCGCAAGGAGGTCGCCATGGGCGACTCCGACGGCACCGGCACCACCGCTGGCAAGCGGCAGGAGACGGTCGGCGCCTGA
- a CDS encoding ATP-binding protein has translation MATVKLSFSPAPVHVRTARLVGVAVARRAGVREDLLDEVRLAIGEACTRAVALHRQYHLSDPVLVEMSDTGAYAVRVVDRAPIEAGIGLAALDADQLANESLNEDDLTTGVGFALLAGFVEDLQVRPVDEGVGTEVRMVWPVGR, from the coding sequence ATGGCCACGGTCAAGCTCTCGTTCTCGCCCGCGCCGGTGCACGTCCGCACCGCCCGGCTGGTCGGCGTCGCGGTGGCCCGCCGCGCCGGCGTCCGCGAGGACCTGCTCGACGAGGTGCGCCTGGCCATCGGCGAGGCCTGCACCCGGGCGGTCGCGCTGCACCGGCAGTACCACCTGTCCGACCCGGTGCTCGTGGAGATGTCCGACACCGGCGCGTACGCGGTGCGCGTGGTGGACCGGGCGCCGATCGAGGCCGGCATCGGCCTGGCCGCGCTGGACGCCGACCAGCTCGCCAACGAGTCGCTCAACGAGGACGACCTCACCACCGGCGTCGGGTTCGCCCTGCTCGCCGGCTTCGTCGAGGACCTCCAGGTGCGCCCCGTCGACGAGGGCGTCGGGACCGAGGTCCGGATGGTCTGGCCGGTGGGCCGCTGA
- a CDS encoding YbaB/EbfC family nucleoid-associated protein: MDNSQELDRALRMSQELQRKAEAFQSRLSEVTGQGSDDSGLVQVSVGLSGGLSDVYVDPRAMRLASQDLADAFKHAHQAATQDMQNRLMEAQREAFGDDLLSGMLDGSRSPDELLGDMRRTTEAGLDASLDEIERLRRRLS, translated from the coding sequence ATGGACAACAGCCAGGAACTCGACCGCGCGTTGCGGATGTCGCAGGAACTCCAGCGTAAGGCCGAAGCGTTCCAGTCCCGGCTCTCCGAGGTCACGGGCCAGGGCTCCGACGACAGCGGCTTGGTGCAGGTGTCGGTCGGCCTCAGCGGGGGCCTCTCCGACGTGTACGTCGACCCGCGGGCGATGCGTCTCGCCTCGCAGGACCTGGCGGACGCGTTCAAACACGCGCACCAGGCGGCGACGCAGGACATGCAGAACCGGTTGATGGAAGCCCAGCGTGAGGCGTTCGGTGACGACCTGCTCAGCGGGATGCTGGACGGAAGCCGCTCGCCCGACGAGTTGCTCGGGGACATGCGGCGGACCACCGAGGCGGGCCTCGACGCCTCGCTGGACGAGATCGAGCGGCTGCGCCGCCGGCTCAGCTGA
- a CDS encoding DUF4244 domain-containing protein, whose translation MRKLLTRLRGDAGMNTAEYAVGTLAAVAFAGILLKVLTSGNVQSALTAVIDRALK comes from the coding sequence ATGCGCAAACTCCTCACCCGCCTGCGCGGCGACGCCGGGATGAACACGGCGGAGTACGCCGTCGGCACGCTCGCCGCCGTCGCGTTCGCCGGCATCCTGCTCAAGGTGCTGACCTCGGGGAACGTGCAGTCCGCGTTGACCGCGGTCATCGACCGGGCGTTGAAGTGA
- the ssd gene encoding septum site-determining protein Ssd: protein MTSDDDLLDDLLRLAAAGGTEAELAPDPAAARSRWAPAPLVLLGSDQAQACLRARLPRRPRMVLVGRTGQLDPGWEIAELIGAEHVATLPAAEPWLVDRFAECAPGGAGEGTARVVAVLGGRGGAGASVLAGGLAVTAARARLRTLLVDADPLGGGLDLVLGWEQLEGLRWPALTDADGRVDPPALVRALPSRGDLVVLSWDRGDLLTLPAPAMAATLEAARRGRDFVVVDVPRQLDDPAVLALQAADQAYVVVPAELRATAAAARVVAAAAPHCTQLSVIVRGPAPGRLKAVEVARALGLPLAGTLRPEPGLCRGLERGEAPTADGRGPLAALCQRIVGELTGLPVTGAA from the coding sequence GTGACCTCGGACGACGATCTGCTCGACGACCTGCTCCGGCTCGCCGCCGCGGGCGGTACCGAGGCCGAGTTGGCGCCGGACCCGGCCGCCGCCCGGTCCCGCTGGGCCCCGGCACCGCTGGTGCTGCTGGGCAGCGACCAGGCCCAGGCGTGCCTGCGGGCGCGGCTGCCCCGCCGGCCGCGGATGGTCCTGGTCGGCCGCACCGGGCAGCTAGATCCTGGCTGGGAGATCGCCGAGCTGATCGGCGCGGAGCATGTGGCCACCCTGCCCGCCGCCGAGCCGTGGCTGGTGGACCGGTTCGCCGAGTGCGCGCCCGGCGGGGCCGGCGAGGGAACGGCGCGCGTGGTCGCCGTGCTCGGCGGCAGGGGCGGCGCGGGGGCCAGCGTCCTCGCCGGAGGGCTGGCGGTGACCGCCGCCCGGGCCCGCCTGCGCACGCTCCTCGTCGATGCCGACCCGCTCGGCGGTGGGCTGGACCTGGTGCTCGGGTGGGAGCAGTTGGAGGGGCTGCGCTGGCCGGCGCTTACCGACGCCGACGGGCGGGTCGACCCACCGGCGCTGGTCAGGGCCCTGCCCAGCCGTGGTGACCTGGTGGTCCTTTCCTGGGACCGGGGCGACCTGCTCACCCTGCCCGCCCCGGCGATGGCGGCCACCCTGGAGGCGGCCCGGCGGGGGCGGGACTTCGTGGTGGTCGACGTGCCCCGCCAGCTCGACGACCCGGCCGTGCTCGCGTTGCAGGCCGCCGACCAGGCGTACGTCGTGGTGCCGGCCGAGCTGCGGGCCACCGCGGCTGCGGCCCGGGTGGTGGCCGCGGCGGCGCCGCACTGCACGCAGCTCTCCGTCATCGTGCGGGGCCCTGCCCCGGGTCGCCTCAAGGCCGTCGAGGTGGCCCGCGCCCTCGGCCTGCCGCTGGCCGGCACCCTGCGTCCCGAGCCGGGACTGTGCCGCGGGCTCGAACGCGGCGAGGCGCCGACCGCCGACGGGCGCGGCCCGCTGGCCGCCCTCTGCCAGCGCATCGTCGGCGAGCTGACCGGCCTGCCCGTGACGGGTGCGGCGTGA
- a CDS encoding TadA family conjugal transfer-associated ATPase — MGHADGGQLSSRVRERFAAAATPVTPAAVVSAVRAEPAAAVLGDTALLRIAGRVHDDLVGAGPLAPLLADPQVTDVLVNGTRVWVDRGQGLHQVAVPVGSVDDVRRLAQRLAAGAGRRLDDGSPYADARLPDGTRLHAVLPPVATDGPYLSLRTFRQRPFTLDDLVRQGTVPRPVAPLLAAVVAARLAYLVVGGTGSGKTTLLNTLLGLVPVTERIVLVEDAAELRPVHPHVVGLQARTSNVEGSGAVGLSDLVRQALRMRPDRLVVGECRGAEVVDLLAALNTGHDGGAGTLHANAPADVPARLEALGMLGGLPRPALHAQVAAALQVLLQVRRGARGRVLESVCLLLPHGPDRLVSVVPAWIRGQGPGPAARALGTLLRERDVPVPPVLSETYPERGRPEAPQQPAPGRETAARPAPRHGVPR, encoded by the coding sequence ATCGGCCACGCAGACGGCGGGCAGCTCTCCAGCCGGGTACGCGAACGCTTCGCCGCCGCGGCCACCCCCGTGACCCCGGCAGCCGTGGTCTCCGCCGTACGCGCCGAGCCCGCCGCGGCCGTCCTCGGGGACACCGCCCTGCTGCGGATCGCCGGCCGGGTGCACGACGACCTGGTCGGCGCGGGTCCGCTGGCACCCCTGCTCGCCGATCCGCAGGTGACCGACGTTCTCGTCAACGGCACCCGGGTGTGGGTGGACCGGGGGCAGGGCCTGCACCAGGTCGCGGTGCCGGTCGGCTCCGTCGACGACGTACGTCGCCTGGCCCAGCGCCTCGCCGCCGGGGCGGGCCGCCGCCTCGACGACGGCTCCCCGTACGCGGACGCCCGGCTGCCCGACGGCACCCGGCTGCACGCGGTGCTGCCTCCGGTGGCGACCGACGGTCCGTACCTGTCCCTGCGCACCTTCCGGCAGCGCCCGTTCACGCTCGACGACCTCGTGCGGCAGGGCACCGTGCCGCGGCCGGTGGCCCCGCTGCTGGCTGCCGTGGTGGCCGCCCGGCTGGCGTACCTGGTCGTGGGTGGCACCGGCTCGGGCAAGACGACTCTGCTGAACACCCTGCTGGGGCTGGTTCCGGTGACGGAGCGGATCGTCCTGGTCGAGGACGCCGCCGAGCTGCGCCCCGTGCACCCGCACGTGGTCGGGCTACAGGCCCGCACCTCCAACGTGGAGGGTTCCGGGGCGGTCGGGCTCAGCGACCTGGTCCGGCAGGCCCTGCGGATGCGTCCGGACCGCCTGGTGGTCGGGGAGTGCCGGGGTGCCGAGGTGGTCGACCTGCTCGCCGCGCTGAACACCGGCCACGACGGCGGGGCCGGGACGCTGCACGCCAACGCCCCCGCGGACGTGCCGGCCCGGCTGGAGGCGCTCGGAATGCTGGGCGGGCTGCCCCGGCCGGCGCTGCACGCCCAGGTCGCCGCGGCGTTGCAGGTGCTGCTGCAGGTCCGGCGGGGCGCCCGCGGCCGGGTGCTGGAGTCGGTCTGCCTGCTGCTCCCGCACGGCCCGGACCGCCTGGTCTCGGTCGTACCCGCCTGGATACGCGGCCAGGGCCCGGGTCCCGCCGCGCGGGCCCTCGGCACGCTGCTGCGCGAGCGGGACGTCCCCGTACCGCCGGTCCTGTCCGAGACGTACCCCGAGCGCGGCCGCCCCGAGGCGCCGCAGCAACCCGCTCCGGGCCGGGAGACCGCGGCGCGACCCGCCCCGCGGCACGGAGTTCCCCGGTGA
- a CDS encoding STAS domain-containing protein — MELSLATRAVGEHTVLEVGGEVDVYTAPRLRERLLELIDGGARHVVVDLGRVDFLDSTGLGVLVGALKRLRSANGTFALVCDKEPLLKIFRITALDQVFPLHPTVDAAIGADPTGTGA, encoded by the coding sequence ATGGAGCTGTCGCTGGCGACCCGCGCCGTGGGGGAGCACACGGTGCTCGAGGTCGGCGGTGAGGTGGACGTCTACACCGCCCCCCGCCTGCGGGAACGGCTCCTCGAACTGATCGACGGCGGGGCCCGTCACGTCGTGGTCGACCTGGGCCGCGTCGACTTCCTCGACTCCACCGGCCTCGGCGTGCTGGTCGGGGCGCTCAAGCGGCTGCGCTCGGCCAACGGCACGTTCGCGCTGGTCTGCGACAAGGAGCCGCTGCTGAAGATCTTCCGGATCACGGCGCTGGACCAGGTCTTCCCACTGCATCCAACGGTCGATGCGGCGATCGGGGCCGACCCGACCGGCACCGGCGCCTGA
- a CDS encoding type II secretion system F family protein, whose amino-acid sequence MSRQVLVACCLLAAAALTLSTGARAGATRRLRALRRRGGSAGRQRPAWWPDRVRLGSGLAGIAVLVVAGGWRGVLGGALVAVAADRGLRRIEPRAVRERRLREAADLPLAADLLASAMRAGAPVDRSVLAVAEALGGPLAERLGRIGRTLLLGGGPEEAWAHLGSVPGADRLAGAAVRSADSGAALAGALTRLADDLRADRSTAAEAAARRAGVLIVLPLGLCFLPAFILAGLVPVIVAVLGDVL is encoded by the coding sequence ATGTCCCGCCAGGTGTTGGTCGCCTGCTGCCTGCTCGCTGCGGCGGCGCTCACCCTGTCGACCGGCGCGCGGGCCGGCGCCACCCGCCGGCTGCGCGCGCTGCGGCGGCGGGGCGGCTCGGCCGGGCGGCAGCGGCCGGCGTGGTGGCCCGACCGGGTACGCCTCGGCTCCGGGCTCGCCGGGATCGCCGTCCTGGTGGTGGCGGGCGGCTGGCGCGGCGTCCTCGGCGGCGCGCTCGTCGCGGTCGCGGCGGACCGGGGTCTGCGCCGGATCGAGCCGCGGGCAGTCCGGGAACGCCGGCTCCGGGAGGCCGCTGACCTGCCGCTCGCCGCCGATCTGCTGGCGTCCGCGATGCGGGCCGGCGCGCCGGTGGACCGCTCCGTGCTGGCGGTGGCAGAGGCGCTGGGCGGTCCGCTGGCCGAGCGTCTCGGTCGGATCGGCCGGACCCTGCTGCTCGGGGGCGGCCCGGAGGAGGCCTGGGCGCACCTGGGGTCGGTGCCGGGTGCCGACCGGCTGGCCGGCGCCGCCGTCCGCTCCGCCGACAGCGGTGCCGCGCTGGCCGGCGCCCTGACCCGGCTCGCCGACGACCTGCGCGCCGACCGGTCCACCGCCGCGGAGGCGGCGGCCCGCCGCGCGGGTGTGCTCATCGTGCTGCCGCTGGGGCTCTGCTTCCTGCCGGCCTTCATTCTCGCCGGCCTGGTGCCGGTGATCGTCGCCGTCCTCGGCGACGTGCTGTGA
- a CDS encoding DEAD/DEAH box helicase — translation MTPAAAVPAGHGPGRAPTAAPAELLRQLRGRHGVDPVTHVERVPARAGTPAPWPEWVPEELRAALGRRGVVAPWRHQAEAADLAYAGRHVVVATGTASGKSLAYQLPALAALLADPRATALYLAPTKALAADQLRAVAGLELDGVRPACYDGDTPRAERDWIRQHSRFVLTNPDMLHHGILPGHAHWSGFLRRLAYVVVDECHTYRGVFGSHVAHVLRRLRRQCAKYGRTPGGPTFVLASATSGDPATAAGRLTGLPVTAVTEDASPRGGVTFALWEPPLLPAPSASASPEAADLTQVRRSALRETADLLADAVAAGVRTLAFVRSRKGAEVVATTARRALDEAVPGLGERVAAYRAGYLREERRELERALLHGDLLGLASTNALELGVDLVGLDAVLVCGWPGTRASLWQQAGRAGRSGDEALAVLVARDDPLDTYLVHHPEALFGRPVEATVLDPANPYVLAPQLACAAAEAPLTPPDLELFGEGAKEAVDDLVAAGALRQRPTGWYWRHRERPEVDLRGEGGAPVCVVEASTGRLLGTVDGGSAHFLVHPGAVYLHQGVSYVVDQLDLADGCALVHAEEPDWSTHARDVTSLSVVSVRSYVDAGPVGLFLGEVDVTSQVVSYQRRRIASGEVIDTRPLDLPARELRTVAVWFTLSPQSLALAGVDPADVPGALHAAEHAAIGLLPLMATCDRWDIGGLSTALHPDTESPTVFVYDGHPGGAGFAERAYRTAAEWLRATRDAIAECGCEAGCPSCVQSPKCGNGNNPLSKPGAVRVLDVVLANLPSDRPPQQPGPADAADAGGVSAPAGVGGNG, via the coding sequence GTGACCCCCGCAGCCGCCGTACCCGCAGGCCACGGCCCCGGCCGCGCGCCCACGGCGGCGCCGGCGGAGCTGTTGCGCCAGCTGCGCGGGCGACACGGCGTGGACCCGGTCACCCACGTCGAGCGGGTGCCCGCCCGGGCCGGGACGCCGGCGCCGTGGCCGGAGTGGGTCCCCGAGGAGCTGCGGGCCGCGCTCGGTCGGCGCGGCGTGGTCGCGCCGTGGCGGCACCAGGCCGAGGCCGCCGACCTGGCGTACGCCGGGCGACACGTCGTCGTCGCCACCGGGACGGCGTCCGGCAAGTCCCTGGCGTACCAGCTGCCCGCGCTGGCCGCCCTGCTCGCCGACCCCCGGGCCACCGCGCTCTACCTGGCGCCGACCAAGGCGCTCGCCGCCGACCAGCTCCGCGCCGTCGCCGGACTGGAGCTCGACGGGGTACGCCCCGCCTGCTACGACGGCGACACCCCGCGCGCCGAGCGGGACTGGATCCGCCAGCACTCCCGGTTCGTGCTGACCAACCCGGACATGCTGCACCACGGCATCCTGCCCGGTCACGCGCACTGGTCCGGCTTCCTGCGCCGGCTGGCGTACGTGGTCGTGGACGAGTGCCACACCTACCGGGGGGTGTTCGGCTCCCACGTCGCGCACGTGCTGCGCCGGCTGCGCCGCCAGTGCGCGAAGTACGGGCGTACCCCGGGCGGGCCGACGTTCGTGCTGGCCTCCGCCACCTCGGGCGACCCGGCCACGGCGGCCGGGCGACTCACCGGCCTGCCGGTGACCGCCGTCACCGAGGACGCGTCGCCGCGCGGCGGGGTGACGTTCGCCCTCTGGGAGCCGCCCCTGCTGCCCGCCCCGTCCGCGTCGGCCTCACCCGAGGCCGCCGATCTCACCCAGGTCCGCCGGTCGGCGCTGCGGGAGACCGCCGACCTGCTCGCCGACGCGGTCGCCGCCGGGGTACGCACCCTCGCCTTCGTCCGGTCCCGCAAGGGTGCCGAGGTGGTGGCGACCACCGCCCGCCGGGCGCTGGACGAGGCGGTCCCGGGGCTCGGCGAGCGGGTGGCCGCGTACCGGGCCGGCTACCTGCGCGAGGAACGGCGCGAGCTGGAGCGGGCACTGCTGCACGGCGACCTGCTCGGGCTCGCCTCCACCAACGCGCTGGAGCTGGGCGTCGACCTCGTCGGGCTGGACGCCGTGCTGGTCTGCGGCTGGCCCGGCACCCGCGCCTCGCTGTGGCAGCAGGCCGGCCGGGCCGGGCGCTCCGGCGACGAGGCGCTCGCCGTGCTGGTGGCCCGGGACGACCCCCTGGACACCTACCTCGTGCACCACCCGGAGGCGCTGTTCGGCCGGCCGGTCGAGGCCACCGTCCTCGACCCGGCCAACCCGTATGTGCTCGCCCCGCAGCTCGCCTGCGCCGCCGCCGAGGCCCCGCTCACCCCGCCGGATCTGGAGCTGTTCGGGGAGGGCGCGAAGGAGGCGGTCGACGACCTGGTGGCGGCGGGGGCGCTGCGGCAGCGGCCGACCGGCTGGTACTGGCGGCACCGGGAACGGCCCGAGGTCGACCTGCGGGGCGAGGGCGGGGCGCCGGTCTGTGTGGTGGAGGCGTCCACCGGGCGGCTGCTCGGCACCGTCGACGGCGGATCGGCGCACTTCCTCGTCCACCCCGGCGCGGTCTACCTGCACCAGGGCGTCTCGTACGTGGTGGACCAGCTCGACCTGGCGGACGGCTGCGCGCTGGTACACGCCGAGGAGCCCGACTGGTCGACCCACGCCCGCGACGTCACCTCGCTGTCCGTGGTCTCCGTGCGCTCGTACGTCGACGCCGGGCCGGTCGGGCTGTTCCTCGGCGAGGTGGACGTGACCAGCCAGGTGGTGTCGTACCAGCGGCGACGGATCGCGTCCGGCGAGGTGATCGACACCCGCCCGCTCGACCTGCCCGCCAGGGAGCTGCGTACCGTCGCGGTCTGGTTCACCCTCTCGCCGCAGTCGCTGGCCCTCGCCGGCGTGGACCCCGCCGACGTCCCCGGCGCGCTGCACGCCGCCGAGCACGCCGCGATCGGCCTGCTGCCGCTGATGGCCACCTGCGACCGGTGGGACATCGGCGGGCTGTCCACGGCGCTGCACCCCGACACCGAGTCCCCCACGGTCTTCGTCTACGACGGGCACCCGGGCGGGGCGGGGTTCGCCGAGCGGGCGTACCGGACGGCGGCCGAGTGGCTGCGGGCCACCCGGGACGCGATCGCCGAGTGCGGCTGCGAGGCGGGGTGCCCGTCCTGCGTCCAGTCGCCGAAGTGCGGCAACGGCAACAACCCGCTCTCCAAGCCGGGCGCGGTCCGGGTGCTCGACGTGGTGCTGGCGAACCTGCCGTCCGACCGGCCGCCCCAGCAGCCCGGCCCCGCCGACGCGGCGGACGCCGGCGGGGTGTCCGCCCCGGCCGGGGTCGGCGGGAACGGCTGA
- a CDS encoding Rv3654c family TadE-like protein, with protein sequence MTVTPCPVPSLAPSTAGGGRGSWPSRDRGAERGGDRGGATVCLLAVGLVLVLVGTFGAAVGAARVARHQARVGADFAALAGAGQALGGDGSACETADELARANRGRLTSCRLDGLDVVVTVEVTVDPLPGLRRVATAAARAGPPRG encoded by the coding sequence GTGACGGTCACGCCCTGTCCGGTCCCGTCGCTGGCCCCCTCGACGGCGGGGGGCGGTCGCGGCTCGTGGCCGAGTCGGGACCGCGGGGCCGAACGAGGCGGTGACCGGGGCGGTGCGACGGTCTGTCTGCTCGCCGTCGGGCTGGTACTCGTGCTGGTCGGCACCTTCGGGGCGGCCGTGGGGGCAGCCAGGGTCGCCCGCCACCAGGCGCGCGTCGGTGCCGACTTCGCCGCCCTCGCCGGGGCGGGTCAGGCGCTCGGCGGCGACGGATCGGCCTGTGAAACGGCGGACGAACTGGCCCGCGCCAACCGTGGCCGGCTTACCAGCTGCCGGCTGGACGGGCTCGACGTGGTCGTGACAGTGGAGGTGACGGTCGACCCGTTGCCGGGCCTGCGGCGGGTCGCCACCGCCGCCGCCCGGGCGGGCCCGCCGCGCGGCTGA
- a CDS encoding TadE family type IV pilus minor pilin: MTPRRPAGRDRGSFTAELAAGLPALLLLLLAGLTAVNAVTTKAACLDAAREAALAASRGEAGGAAGSRIAPPGALVTVSVGGDRVTATVRAPVRALGARLPRISVAATTVAAVEPGAPEARP; the protein is encoded by the coding sequence GTGACCCCGCGCCGGCCGGCCGGCCGCGACCGGGGTTCGTTCACCGCCGAGCTGGCGGCCGGCCTGCCGGCGTTGCTCCTGCTCCTGCTGGCCGGTCTCACCGCGGTGAACGCGGTCACCACGAAGGCGGCCTGCCTCGACGCGGCCCGGGAGGCGGCGCTCGCCGCCTCCCGGGGCGAGGCGGGCGGGGCGGCGGGCTCCCGGATCGCGCCCCCGGGTGCCCTCGTCACGGTTTCCGTCGGCGGTGACCGGGTCACCGCCACCGTGCGGGCGCCCGTCCGCGCCCTCGGTGCCCGGCTACCCCGGATCAGCGTGGCCGCCACCACGGTCGCCGCGGTCGAACCCGGCGCGCCGGAGGCGCGGCCGTGA